Proteins found in one Sorghum bicolor cultivar BTx623 chromosome 1, Sorghum_bicolor_NCBIv3, whole genome shotgun sequence genomic segment:
- the LOC8080425 gene encoding guanine nucleotide-binding protein subunit gamma 3, with protein sequence MAAAPRPKSPPASPDPCGRHRLQLAVDALHREISFLEGEISSIEGVHAASRCCKEVDEFVGSNPDPFLTIQPEKGSHDQSQQFLKKFRAKSCLSYYLSWICCCGGGGGGGSGGWCPPSLQLKRPAAPSCSCAPRLRKLCCCCCCCRCRVVYAGGAGGCGCCAPCPRCSCDCTCACPRCCSCPRCSAACCCAPRCCLCL encoded by the exons ATGGCGGCGGCGCCGAGGCCCAAGTCGCCGCCTGCCTCGCCGGACCCCTGcggccgccaccgcctccagctCGCCGTCGACGCGCTCCACCGGGAGATCAGCTTCCTCgag GGCGAAATAAGTTCCATTGAGGGGGTCCACGCTGCCTCCAGATGCTGCAAAGA GGTTGATGAGTTTGTTGGAAGTAATCCGGATCCATTCCTAACGAT TCAGCCAGAGAAAGGAAGCCATGATCAATCTCAGCAGTTTCTGAAGAAGTTCCG agCAAAGAGCTGCCTGAGCTACTACCTCTCGTGGATCTGCTgctgcggcggtggcggtggcggtggcagtGGCGGGTGGTGCCCGCCGTCGCTGCAGCTCAAGAGGCCAGCGGCGCCGAGCTGCTCCTGCGCGCCGCGGCTGAGGAagctctgctgctgctgttgctgctgccggTGCCGCGTGGTGTacgccggcggcgccggcggctgcGGGTGCTGCGCGCCGTGCCCGCGCTGCTCGTGCGACTGCACCTGCGCCTGCCCGCGCTGCtgctcctgccccaggtgcagCGCCGCGTGCTGCTGCGCCCCGCGCTGCTGCCTGTGCCTATGA